Below is a genomic region from Planctomycetota bacterium.
AGGGCCTCGAAGAAGCGCGCGCCGGGCCCCTTCACCCATCGGCCGTTGATGGCGGTCTCCTCGCCCGCGGGCACCTCCCAGTAGGCCGCGAAGCCGCGGAAATGGTCGAGCCGCACGATGTCCACCGTGCGAAACGTCTGGCGGAACCGCTGGACCCACCAGGCGAAGCCGTCCGCAGCCATCGTGTCCCAGCGGTACAGCGGGTTGCCCCAGAGCTGGCCCGTCCTGCTGAAGTAGTCGGGCGGGACGCCGGCGACAACGGAGGGCCGCAGGTCGGGGCCGAGGAAGAAGAGCTCCGGGTGCGCCCATACGTCGGCGCTGTCGAAGGCGACGAAGATCGGGATGTCGCCCACGATGCGAATGCCCTTGGCGTTCGCGTGGCGCTTCAGATCGCTCCACTGGCGGAGAAACTGGTACTGGAGGTAGCAGTGGGTGAACACGGCATCGGCGAGACGCTCGCGGGCTCGGGCCAGGGCGGCGGGCTGGCGCGTGGCGAGGTCCTCCGGCCAGGTGCTCCACACGGCGCCGCCGTGGGCATCCTTGAGGGCGCGGAACAGCGCGTAGTCGTCGAGCCAGGCGGCATTCTCGTAGCAGAAGCGGTCGAAGTCGGCCCGCCGCGCCCCCACGGCGCTGCGGCGGAAGCGCGCGGCGGCGCGAGGGAAGACCTCGTTTCGCCAGCCGTAGACCCAGCCGAAGTCCACGTGCTCCTCGGGGAATCGCGGGGCGCTCGCCAGCTCCGACGGCTCGAGGTCGCCCTCCGAGGCCAGCCAGTCCAGGTTGAGCAGAAACGGGTTGCCCGCGAAGGCCGAGAAACAGGCATAGGGCGAATCGCCGTAGCCCGTGGGTCCCAGGGGTAGAATCTGCCAGAGCGACTGGCCGCTCTCGGCCAGAAAGTCGGCGAAGCGGTGCGCCGTGTAGCCCAGTTCCCCGATGCCGAAGCGGCCGGGCAGCGAGGTCGGATGCAGCAGAATGCCCGCGGAGCGGGGAAAGCGCATGGGGGCCTCCTGTTCGCGTTCGCAGTGCGGGCTTCAGCCCGTATCCTAATGCTCGCATTGCCGGTC
It encodes:
- the malQ gene encoding 4-alpha-glucanotransferase, whose amino-acid sequence is MRFPRSAGILLHPTSLPGRFGIGELGYTAHRFADFLAESGQSLWQILPLGPTGYGDSPYACFSAFAGNPFLLNLDWLASEGDLEPSELASAPRFPEEHVDFGWVYGWRNEVFPRAAARFRRSAVGARRADFDRFCYENAAWLDDYALFRALKDAHGGAVWSTWPEDLATRQPAALARARERLADAVFTHCYLQYQFLRQWSDLKRHANAKGIRIVGDIPIFVAFDSADVWAHPELFFLGPDLRPSVVAGVPPDYFSRTGQLWGNPLYRWDTMAADGFAWWVQRFRQTFRTVDIVRLDHFRGFAAYWEVPAGEETAINGRWVKGPGARFFEALKDALGELPIIAEDLGLITPDVEALRQQFEFPGMKVLQFAFTTDGTHPYLPHRYERNCIVYTGTHDNDTTLGWYHTREAKEKAALHRYLGPMAEPVNWALTRLAYESVADVAIVPLQDVLGLGGEARMNTPGQASGNWSWRFREDALTAELRGRLLDLALAYGRKEAPRPKEEAGKEPESPFPPGYPMD